Proteins from one Monodelphis domestica isolate mMonDom1 chromosome 6, mMonDom1.pri, whole genome shotgun sequence genomic window:
- the LOC103104642 gene encoding uncharacterized protein LOC103104642 → MTYSGGWLDFPAPGQAGYQPNIWTQLVAACCAPGGAPELRTRLAQGCHRPRPVPVPVPVLASPCAAGSSRMGQGLQYQPESGPRRAPLRAHTYCLPLAPAHLGLVQPLSEPVHHRLRRLLPAPAPEEAAAPLRTGCPRETERPRTTARTTPSTPRRVYRRGSSAGLARSAPGTAAATTAASSSPALRPRGGSLRQRGAWCTTRADSGRRGEGGAPSTPTWVLASAPGRVRVRAQRGALPGSAALSPFTDSPKTFHSHGSPGVGHMRRPHRKPPSPPLSKLFRAEVLGFEEGLKKPSSTAQSLLSRSRDTPHFSFPGRTTPAHLVSPGNGAVLQLLF, encoded by the coding sequence aTGACATACTCAGGGGGCTGGCTAGACTTCCCTGCCCCGGGCCAGGCAGGTTACCAGCCCAACATTTGGACCCAGCTAGTCGCTGCCTGCTGTGCCCCAGGCGGGGCGCCGGAGCTCCGGACAAGGTTGGCCCAAGGCTGCCACCGCCCACGTCCAGTCCCAGTCCCAGTCCCCGTCCTTGCCTCGCCTTGCGCTGCGGGGAGTAGCAGGATGGGGCAGGGGCTCCAGTACCAGCCCGAGAGCGGACCCAGGCGCGCGCCCTTACGCGCGCACACGTACTGCCTCCCCCTCGCACCTGCTCACCTTGGGCTTGTACAGCCACTTTCGGAACCTGTTCATCATCGCCTCCGGCGGCTCTTGCCCGCCCCCGCCCCCGAGGAGGCGGCGGCGCCCCTGAGAACTGGCTGCCCAAGGGAGACCGAGAGACCGAGGACCACGGCGAGGACGACACCGTCGACGCCACGACGGGTCTACCGCCGCGGCTCCTCCGCAGGCTTGGCCCGAAGCGCACCCGGGACAGCCGCCGCCACTACTGCCGCCTCCTCCTCCCCAGCACTGAGACCTCGGGGCGGCTCGCTGAGGCAGCGGGGAGCCTGGTGCACTACACGGGCTGACTCGGGgcggagaggagagggaggggctcCCTCCACCCCTACTTGGGTTCTGGCTTCGGCACCTGGACGGGTTCGGGTTCGAGCCCAGCGCGGCGCACTCCCCGGTTCAGCCGCCTTGTCTCCCTtcactgacagccccaaaacattCCACAGTCACGGCAGCCCCGGGGTTGGGCACATGCGCCGTCCGCACCGGAAGCCCCCCTCCCCTCCGCTATCCAAGCTCTTCAGAGCGGAGGTGTTGGGATTTGAAGAAGGGTTGAAAAAGCCCTCCTCGACCGCCCAATCACTCCTCTCAAGGTCGCGAGATACCCCTCACTTTAGCTTTCCAGGGCGCACAACACCCGCGCATCTTGTTTC